A section of the Malania oleifera isolate guangnan ecotype guangnan chromosome 2, ASM2987363v1, whole genome shotgun sequence genome encodes:
- the LOC131149003 gene encoding small ribosomal subunit protein uS4y-like produces MVHVSFYRNYGKTFKKPRRPYEKERLDAELKLVGEYGLRCKRELWRVQYALSRIRNNARMLLTLDEKNPRRIFEGEALLRRMNRYGLLDESQNKLDYVLALTVENFLERRLQTLVFKSGMAKSIHHARVLIRQRHVRVGRQVVNIPSFMVRVDSQKHIDFSLTSPFGGGRAGRVKRKNQRAAAKKAAGGDGDEEDED; encoded by the coding sequence ATGGTTCACGTCAGTTTCTATAGAAACTATGGGAAGACATTCAAGAAGCCCCGCCGTCCATATGAGAAGGAGCGTTTGGATGCGGAGTTGAAGCTTGTCGGAGAGTATGGGCTTCGATGTAAGAGGGAGTTATGGAGGGTTCAGTATGCTTTGAGTCGCATCCGAAATAATGCTAGGATGCTTCTCACTCTTGATGAGAAAAATCCTCGTCGGATCTTTGAGGGTGAAGCACTTCTCCGGAGGATGAACAGGTATGGGCTTTTGGATGAGAGCCAGAACAAGCTTGATTACGTCTTGGCCTTGACCGTGGAGAACTTCCTTGAGCGCCGGCTTCAAACACTCGTCTTCAAGTCTGGCATGGCAAAGTCTATTCACCATGCTCGTGTACTCATCAGGCAGAGGCATGTCAGGGTTGGGCGGCAGGTGGTGAATATCCCATCTTTCATGGTGAGAGTGGATTCTCAGAAGCACATTGACTTCTCCCTCACCAGTCCTTTTGGTGGCGGACGCGCCGGAAGAGTGAAGAGAAAGAACCAGAGGGCAGCTGCCAAGAAGGCTGCTGGTGGAGATGGAGACGAAGAGGACGAGGATTAA